The following nucleotide sequence is from Bacteroidetes bacterium GWF2_43_63.
AGGATACAACTATGACATCACAACATAACACTGCAGAAGTACCCCAACACAACAGCCAGCAACATTGCTGCCCTCAGAGTGATTCAATTCAGGCTGTTGACTCTTCACATTGTGCGAAACACAATCAGCAGGAAACAACCAGCACTATTGAAGTTGCTGCCAAACCAAAAAGCACCAACACCCCAGAGCAGAATCTCTCTGCTGCTTTTGAAGTAATGGGAATCGGAATGGCTGGTATTTTTCTTTTCATGGCCATTTTCTTTGGAATGATTAAACTGATGGAAAAAGTTTTTCCAGCTAAAGACTAACACATTCCTGATATTATTCTACAAAAAAAACGCTACGGAAACGGGGCGTTTTTTTATTTTTGAGGCTGTCTCAAAATTAAAAAATCGTTACGATATTCCATCGTTCCGGCCGGTTTTGAATTTGAAAAGGTACTCCGGCCGGAATATGGAATCGTCGTAACAGCCGCAAAAACAACGGTTCAATGTCCTTCAGCTCCTTTGTCGCTTTTGGACGGTGGAATGTTGTTTTTGTAGAAATCGCTATTTTGAGAAATCCTCAATTAAAACTGCTTCAAAAAGCGCACATCATTCTCAGAGAACATGCGCAGGTCCTTCACACCGTAAATCAGATTAGTAATACGTTCGATGCCAATTCCGAAAGCATATCCGGTGTAAACCTCAGGATCGATGCCACAGTTTTTAAGAACATTGGGATCAACCATGCCGCAGCCAAGGATCTCGACCCAGCCGGTGTATTTACAAAACGCGCATCCCGAGCCACCGCAGAGGTTGCAGGAAATATCCATTTCGGCCGAAGGCTCGGTAAAAGGAAAATAAGATGGTCGCAACCGGATTTCAGTGGAAGGGTCAAACATTTCGCGCGAAAAATGAAGCAATGCCTGCTTCAAGTCAGCGAATGTGACATTTTTGTCAACATAAAGTCCTTCGATCTGATGAAAGAAGCAATGCGCGCGTGCCGAGATGGCTTCGTTACGATAAACCCGTCCCGGGAAAATGCTTCGGATTGGAGGTTTTGTGGTCTCCATCACCCGAACCTGAACAGAACTGGTATGCGTACGCAGCGCTATATCCGGATTGGTGTCGATAAAGAAAGTATCCTGCATATCGCGGGCCGGATGCTCCGGTGGAAAATTCAATGCTGAGAAATTATGCCAGTCATCCTCGATTTCAGGACCCTCTTCGACCGAAAAGCCCATTTTCTCAAAGATAGTAACCATGCGGTTTTTCACGATTGCAAGCGGATGACGCGAACCCTGAAAAGTAAAACCGGCCGGACGTGTCATGTCATCGATGGTCGCATCCGACTTCGATGCTGAAAATTGTTGCTGAAATTCTTCGAGCTTCGCAGTAATGGTTTGTTTCAGCTCATTAATCAGCTGTCCGACTTCTTTTTTATCCTCGTTCGGCACCTCCTTGAAACGAGCAAAAAAATCATTCAGAATGCCTTTTTTTCCTAAATACTTTACTCTGAATGTTTCAACTCCTGCTGAATCACTCACTACACCTGAAAGTACCTCGTCGCGGCACTTTAGAATTTCTTCTTTCATCTAAATCTCCTAAAATTATTCTGCAGAAATTATTGTCACAGTCATTTCAATATCCTCAAGAGGACGGTCGTTTTCGTCGCGGGCCACTTTGGAAATGGCTTCAACAACGTCCATACCTTCATACACTTCGCCGAAAACGGTGTATTCCTTATCAAGCGGAGCATAACCACCAATGGTACGATAAGTCTCTTTCTGTTCTTCGGTGTATGTGAATCCCCTGCGTTTTTCAATGGATGAAATTTCTTTATCAGTAAACAAACGACCGGTCACAATGTAAAACTGGCTTCCGGAGCTGGCTTTCTGCGGATTGACATCATCTCCTTCACGAGCAGCCGCTAATGCACCACGCTTATGATAGTTTGCGGCATTGTATTCCATAGGAATATCATATCCGGGACCACCAGAGCCCAGGGCTTGCTTGGGTTTTGCATTTTTACTATCAGGATCACCGCCCTGAATCATAAATCCGGTAATTACTCTGTGGAAAATAAT
It contains:
- a CDS encoding phenylalanine--tRNA ligase subunit alpha; translated protein: MKEEILKCRDEVLSGVVSDSAGVETFRVKYLGKKGILNDFFARFKEVPNEDKKEVGQLINELKQTITAKLEEFQQQFSASKSDATIDDMTRPAGFTFQGSRHPLAIVKNRMVTIFEKMGFSVEEGPEIEDDWHNFSALNFPPEHPARDMQDTFFIDTNPDIALRTHTSSVQVRVMETTKPPIRSIFPGRVYRNEAISARAHCFFHQIEGLYVDKNVTFADLKQALLHFSREMFDPSTEIRLRPSYFPFTEPSAEMDISCNLCGGSGCAFCKYTGWVEILGCGMVDPNVLKNCGIDPEVYTGYAFGIGIERITNLIYGVKDLRMFSENDVRFLKQF
- a CDS encoding peptidylprolyl isomerase → MKKILTLFVFLSVITTLATAQQVPEGTKVQISTSLGDIKIVLYNNTPQHRDNFIKLVQDEFFDGIIFHRVITGFMIQGGDPDSKNAKPKQALGSGGPGYDIPMEYNAANYHKRGALAAAREGDDVNPQKASSGSQFYIVTGRLFTDKEISSIEKRRGFTYTEEQKETYRTIGGYAPLDKEYTVFGEVYEGMDVVEAISKVARDENDRPLEDIEMTVTIISAE